The uncultured Desulfatiglans sp. DNA window TTGCCGCCGGTAAATCCGCCGTCGTCATACCGATCGGCGATGCACAGCCATCCCTCGTGCCGCTGGCTCGCGATATATGCCTCCGCGGATTCCCGCTGGGCGTCGAGGCTGTTGAATTCCTGGTCGAGACCCTCGTCGGTGGATTTCCGGGTATAGATGGCGCAGCGCACGGTCGCTCGCCGGTTCTCCATAGACTGGTGGGTGGGGGTACTGTTTCTTTCGTATTGCCTGCTCATTCGTTCCTCCCGTCCGGCTCGTTGTCTTGATCTTGCGGTCCCTTGGGCTCCACCAGTCCGAAAAAGAGGAAGCCATTCCACTTGCTCCCGGTGGCCTCCTGGGCGACAGCGGACAGGGATTTGAACCACCGGCCGTCATATTCGAAGCCCTTGTCCAGCACCTTTGCCACAATGTCCCGGCCCCGGAACTCCCTGACGAGCAATGTTCCCGGAAGCGGCAGCCTGGAATCTCGTTGCGGTTGCAGCCTCCCGCTCACCGACCGTTCCCTGACTTCCATCAATCCCGGTTTAATAGGGTCCCGCAGCATGCGGATTCTAAGGTCCGCGTCATTGGCGATCTCCTCGGCCCTCCGTCTGGCC harbors:
- a CDS encoding putative bacteriophage related protein (Evidence 3 : Putative function from multiple computational evidences); this encodes MNETTYQQVQALSRMTVGELRERYIDVFGEETRSHHKDFLRKRIAWRLQALAEGSLSERARRRAEEIANDADLRIRMLRDPIKPGLMEVRERSVSGRLQPQRDSRLPLPGTLLVREFRGRDIVAKVLDKGFEYDGRWFKSLSAVAQEATGSKWNGFLFFGLVEPKGPQDQDNEPDGRNE